The following proteins are encoded in a genomic region of Ctenopharyngodon idella isolate HZGC_01 chromosome 12, HZGC01, whole genome shotgun sequence:
- the qrfprb gene encoding pyroglutamylated RF-amide peptide receptor, with protein sequence MSSSTEMTATTKITPEVLHELLQYYNLSRQEFIDTYDIQPLVYIPELPARAKTTFVVMYVIIFVLALVGNSLVVYIVARKRAMRTATNIFICSLAVSDLLITFFCIPFTLLQNISSEWLGGVLVCKTVPFVQTTAIVTGILTMTCIAVERYQGIVYPLKMKRQYTPKRAYKMLGLVWIAAVMVGSPMLFVQQLEVKYDFLYDHHHVCCQERWHSLVHRQVYTTFIMVALFLLPLAAMLFLYSRIGIELWIRKRVGDSSVLSTMNHREVNKISRKKKRAVKMMITIVLLFTICWAPFHIVHMLFEYNDLEKNYDEVTVNMIIAVVQAIGFSNSFNNPIVYAFMNENFKKNCVATLSAYLRRPGHQGGAVQRPNLSVHFSKHLKTEAFSSNTSGNNGNLQTHRNRVLSSSQGDLEISTAFAEQKVTTATSQLPSSSSCVK encoded by the exons ATGTCTTCGTCCACAGAGATGACGGCCACTACGAAGATCACTCCTGAGGTGCTCCATGAACTCCTGCAGTACTACAACCTCTCCCGGCAGGAATTTATCGACACCTACGACATTCAGCCTCTGGTTTACATCCCTGAACTCCCTGCCAGAGCCAAAACCACGTTTGTCGTCATGTACGTGATTATTTTCGTGCTGGCGCTGGTTGGAAACAGTTTGGTGGTTTATATTGTGGCGCGTAAACGCGCGATGCGAACGGCGACCAACATCTTCATCTGCTCGCTGGCGGTCAGTGATCTGCTCATCACCTTCTTCTGCATCCCGTTCACACTGCTGCAGAACATCTCATCAGAGTGGCTGGGAG GGGTACTAGTATGTAAGACCGTTCCTTTTGTGCAGACCACTGCCATTGTAACCGGCATCCTCACCATGACCTGTATCGCTGTCGAGAGATACCAGGGCATCGTTTATCCGCTCAAAATGAAAAGGCAGTACACACCAAAACGAGCCTACAAAATGTTAG GGCTGGTGTGGATCGCTGCGGTCATGGTTGGATCACCGATGCTGTTTGTGCAACAGTTAGAG GTGAAGTACGACTTCCTGTACGACCACCATCACGTGTGTTGTCAGGAGCGCTGGCATTCGCTGGTGCACCGTCAGGTTTACACCACCTTCATCATGGTGGCGCTGTTCCTGCTGCCGCTGGCTGCCATGCTCTTCCTCTACAGCCGCATCGGGATCGAGCTCTGGATCCGGAAACGTGTAGGAGACTCTTCCGTCCTCAGCACCATGAACCACAGAGAGGTCAACAAAATCTCCAG GAAGAAGAAACGTGCCGTCAAAATGATGATCACCATTGTGCTGCTGTTCACCATCTGCTGGGCACCATTTCATATCGTGCACATGCTGTTTGAGTACA ATGACCTGGAGAAGAACTACGACGAGGTCACGGTGAACATGATCATCGCAGTGGTCCAGGCCATCGGCTTCTCCAACTCCTTCAACAACCCCATCGTCTACGCCTTCATGAACGAGAACTTCAAGAAGAACTGCGTCGCCACTCTTTCCGCTTACCTGCGGCGTCCCGGCCACCAGGGCGGCGCCGTACAGCGGCCGAACCTCAGCGTGCACTTCTCCAAACACCTCAAAACGGAGGCGTTCAGCAGCAACACCAGCGGGAACAACGGAAACCTGCAAACGCATCGGAACCGAGTGTTGTCCTCTTCACAAGGTGATCTGGAGATATCGACGGCATTCGCCGAGCAGAAAGTCACAACCGCTACATCCCAGCTACCTTCCAGCAGCTCCTGCGTGAAATAA